The Lactuca sativa cultivar Salinas chromosome 2, Lsat_Salinas_v11, whole genome shotgun sequence genome includes a window with the following:
- the LOC111892101 gene encoding receptor-like protein EIX1 → MTSHTFRFSCVYVLTIFTFFHCSLCIEYEKTALLEFKKDLIDDANLLSSWNSSNGDCCKWYGITCNNQTGRVTEIRLRGPDDMADFDNQEASVQKLGGKLNPSLRNLTSLEYLDLSSNDFGGNPIPTYIGSLRNLTYLNLSDSSFSGEIPTQLGNLSALRVLSVHRNLYSDDQYELRVESLRWLSGVSRLRHLDLSGVEVGQVFDWSQVTRTLLPSSLEQLHLSNCGLPPITPNLTINLSSLSVLDLSFNNFSTNSIPSWISSFRSLVSLNLANCEFKGSVPPGLMNINSLTTLDLSNNQLTSIQTTPETICNLREINLSWNKFDGKNLSEVLSSWFQCESSKLESLRFVGSGLSGNLPPQLGNLKNLVHIDLNKNSISGSIPDSLGNLSSLQTLQLAFNSISGTLPDSIGRLTTLVTMYLSSNLISGPLPDSLGRLSSLADLDLSYNEINGTLPQSIGQLTNLTSLNIEHNFLRGVVTEDHFANLTSLITLRASANTLRFELLDNNWEPPFQLQILNFNSWSLGPNFPHWLQNQTDLLILYLASTGISDDIPSWFWNSFSGLQYLNISDNNFSSMSVDDFFCSNEEQKQVIYLNMGNANISGVLPDCFSTWEFLNIFSIQNNNLSGKLPISLANLSSLESLNMRNNKLSGELPVNLMNSKSLLIIDLTENEFTGSIPIPIPIGDEATTLRLLNLRSNRFDGEIPDEICRIDSIQILDLADNNLSGRIPNCFNNFSVMTGKVEPSQMVGLARDEFRGNAWLMMKGRVNGYGSILGLVTILDLSGNDLSGDIPIEITQLVELRSLNLSVNGLTGKIPVNMGDMKMLEALDLSRNRLDGIVPLSMSRLSFLNSLNLSYNELTGRIPLSGQLQTFEEWSFVGNGLCGPPVRLMCERQGEGEGDAGEEEEEEGDGGSDGPEWGLITSIVVGFVVGFWVVVGPLIGSNSWRTKYFEFLYDIWCKFCVCMPKKKNSSNKRFHR, encoded by the coding sequence ATGACTTCCCACACATTTCGTTTCTCATGCGTTTACGTTCTCACTATTTTTACATTCTTTCATTGTTCTTTATGTATCGAATACGAGAAAACCGCACTTCTGGAGTTCAAGAAAGACCTCATCGATGATGCCAACCTCCTCTCTTCCTGGAACAGTAGCAACGGAGATTGCTGCAAATGGTACGGCATAACCTGCAACAACCAAACGGGTCGGGTTACCGAGATCCGACTTCGTGGGCCAGACGACATGGCTGATTTTGACAACCAAGAAGCATCGGTACAGAAGCTCGGAGGAAAACTCAACCCCTCCTTGCGGAATTTGACCTCGCTCGAGTATCTAGACTTGAGTTCTAACGATTTTGGTGGGAACCCGATTCCGACCTACATCGGGTCGCTCCGAAACTTGACGTATCTGAATCTTTCAGACTCAAGTTTTTCCGGGGAGATACCGACTCAACTCGGGAACCTATCGGCATTACGTGTGCTCAGTGTCCACCGGAATCTTTATAGTGACGACCAGTATGAGCTGAGGGTGGAGAGTTTGCGGTGGTTGTCGGGTGTTTCACGGTTGCGCCACCTTGACCTGAGCGGAGTTGAGGTCGGCCAAGTGTTCGATTGGTCACAGGTGACTCGAACCCTCCTCCCTTCTTCTCTTGAACAACTGCATTTATCGAATTGTGGACTTCCTCCTATCACGCCTAATTTAACCATTAATCTTAGTTCGCTTTCAGTGCTTGATCTTTCTTTTAACAATTTCAGTACTAACTCCATACCTAGTTGGATTTCTAGTTTTCGGAGTCTTGTTTCCTTAAACCTTGCTAATTGTGAATTCAAAGGTTCGGTTCCTCCTGGTCTTATGAACATCAATTCCCTTACTACCCTTGATTTATCAAATAATCAACTCACGAGTATCCAAACTACGCCAGAAACCATCTGTAACTTGAGGGAAATCAATCTTTCGTGGAACAAATTTGATGGGAAAAATCTATCGGAGGTCCTCTCAAGTTGGTTCCAATGCGAATCATCTAAACTCGAGTCTCTAAGGTTTGTCGGGAGTGGGCTTTCTGGTAATTTACCACCACAACTCGGAAATCTGAAGAACTTGGTTCATATCGATCTTAACAAGAATTCCATTTCAGGGTCAATTCCAGATTCTTTAGGAAATTTATCATCTTTACAAACCCTACAACTCGCGTTTAATTCCATTTCAGGAACACTTCCTGACTCCATAGGAAGATTAACAACATTGGTAACGATGTATCTTTCTTCCAATTTGATTTCTGGCCCATTGCCCGATTCTTTAGGAAGATTGTCATCATTGGCGGACTTAGATCTTTCGTATAATGAAATCAATGGAACTCTTCCTCAAAGTATTGGCCAACTTACGAACCTAACAAGCCTAAACATCGAACACAACTTTTTAAGAGGTGTTGTAACTGAAGATCATTTTGCTAATCTCACAAGCCTAATCACTTTACGAGCAAGTGCAAATACGTTAAGATTCGAGTTATTAGATAATAACTGGGAACCACCTTTTCAACTCCAAATATTGAACTTCAATTCATGGAGTTTAGGCCCAAATTTCCCTCATTGGCTTCAAAACCAGACGGATCTGCTCATCTTGTATCTTGCAAGCACCGGGATTTCGGATGACATTCCTAGTTGGTTCTGGAATTCGTTTTCGGGTTTGCAGTATTTGAATATCTCAGATAATAATTTCTCATCGATGTCTGTGGATGATTTCTTTTGTTCTAATGAAGAACAGAAACAGGTTATATACTTGAATATGGGGAATGCTAATATTTCAGGTGTTCTTCCTGATTGCTTTTCAACCTGGGAGTTTCTGAATATCTTCAGCATCCAGAACAATAATCTCTCCGGCAAACTTCCAATATCTTTGGCGAATTTATCATCTTTAGAGTCGTTAAACATGCGGAACAACAAGCTCTCAGGAGAATTACCTGTAAATCTAATGAATTCCAAGAGTTTACTCATCATTGACCTCACTGAAAACGAATTCACCGGAAGTATACCGATACCGATACCAATCGGTGATGAAGCTACAACTTTGAGGCTTCTCAACCTCCGTTCAAACAGATTCGATGGTGAAATCCCGGATGAAATCTGTAGAATTGATTCTATCCAGATTCTAGACCTTGCTGACAACAATCTTTCTGGAAGAATACCAAACTGTTTCAACAATTTTAGTGTCATGACCGGAAAAGTTGAGCCAAGTCAGATGGTGGGGCTCGCCAGAGATGAATTTAGGGGAAATGCTTGGTTGATGATGAAGGGGAGGGTGAATGGGTATGGCAGCATTCTTGGTTTAGTGACGATTTTGGATCTTTCGGGAAACGATTTATCCGGGGATATTCCGATTGAAATTACACAGCTCGTGGAGTTAAGATCGTTGAATCTTTCAGTTAATGGTTTGACTGGAAAGATCCCGGTGAATATGGGTGACATGAAGATGTTGGAAGCTCTTGATTTGTCTCGGAATCGGCTTGATGGGATTGTTCCTTTAAGCATGTCAAGATTGAGTTTCTTGAATTCGTTGAATTTATCTTACAATGAATTGACAGGAAGAATTCCGTTGAGTGGTCAGCTTCAGACCTTTGAGGAATGGAGCTTTGTTGGGAACGGACTGTGTGGACCTCCGGTGAGATTAATGTGTGAAAGGCAGGGTGAGGGTGAGGGTGATGccggtgaagaagaagaagaagaaggtgacgGTGGCTCCGATGGCCCAGAGTGGGGACTTATTACAAGCATAGTGGTGGGGTTTGTGGTTGGATTTTGGGTTGTGGTGGGTCCATTGATTGGTAGCAACTCATGGAGGACCAAGTATTTTGAGTTTCTTTATGATATTTGGTGTAAGTTTTGTGTTTGCATGCccaaaaagaaaaactcttcCAACAAGAGGTTTCATAGATAG
- the LOC111892105 gene encoding receptor-like protein EIX2: MNSFTLFWLLSVASLCSNCLCDDNNPGQILCIKKERLALLQFKNDLIDAANRLSSWSSAKNMDCCQWAGIVCDNITGHVQELHLQGPDPDLDLEEASNQRLGGTINPSLLSLKQLKYLDLSCNDFEAIQIPSFIGSLINLRYLNLSLSQFQGNIPHEIGNLFNLVVLDLRIGRWLSDFTVKSLDWLSGLSLLQYLDMSGYDLNTVSEWLQAIHTLPALNELHLSSCNLSQIPRHPTKLNFTSLTILDLSYNFFDTLMPGWIFSLSKLVSLDLSRCLFHGPVLDSVSGFNNLTHLKFLHVTENDFMNSPSVLKGLMSLTSLVSLDVSTCDISSPVLGGLHNMTSLVSIDLSQNHIVEALPNSFGVLCNLIHIDFRSNNFSGSVSELLTNLCECKSSKLEYLAFSANRLSGYIPERIGQLQHLVTFDLAFNYISGIIPYSLGRLSFLKELMLNVNSLSGPLPDSLGNLTSLFWLEISYNNFNGSLPESIGHLGNLDYMSVHHNSLTGVLTENHFANLTSLKTIWAEANMLSLQLRDKNWVPPFQLKVLRIGSWSLGPHFPSWIQSQKNLTDLDIAKAGISDVMPSWFWSSFSDIVFLNISQNSIRGILKGDLSILAPNAIVDLSDNYFQGPLPGNFSEADFVFLDVSNNNLSGSIEQFLCPSLEKDRPLQVLDLANNNMSGVIPDCWMNWQALSVVNFENNKFSGEIPESVGNLFSLLSFNIRNNKLSGKLPASLLNSESLQIIDLAENEFIGSIPSLIDGEETKLKLLSLRSNKLQGEIPDELCRLTSIQILDLAHNNLSGTLPTCFYNFSIMSGRQGSSPIVLYDVPFQDQFLGSALLVTKGREFKYSTILYLVTTLDLSGNKFSGPIPRELMGLVGLRWLNLSGNELTGRIPEEMGEMTLLESLDLSMNQLDGRIPWSMSRLSALNWLNLSSNKLTGEIPTSTQLQSLNESSFKENTLCGPPLTVVCNKKGASPDASIGSREEQNEDDESDGQNWGFIISIVLGFIFGFWVMVAPLIASKVWRGAYFSFLHKVWFNICIASHS, translated from the coding sequence ATGAATTCTTTCACGCTATTTTGGCTTCTATCAGTTGCGTCATTGTGTAGTAATTGTCTGTGTGATGACAACAACCCGGGACAGATTTTGTGCATTAAGAAGGAGAGATTGGCGCTTTTGCAGTTTAAAAATGATCTGATAGATGCTGCCAACCGCCTCTCTTCTTGGAGCAGTGCAAAGAACATGGACTGTTGTCAATGGGCTGGAATCGTCTGTGATAACATTACTGGCCATGTCCAAGAGCTTCATCTTCAAGGACCTGATCCTGATCTTGATCTTGAAGAAGCATCCAATCAGAGACTTGGAGGAACCATAAATCCTTCTCTACTATCGTTGAAGCAACTTAAGTACCTTGACTTGAGCTGCAACGATTTTGAAGCTATTCAAATTCCAAGTTTCATAGGTTCTCTAATAAACTTGAGATACCTGAATCTCTCACTATCACAATTCCAAGGTAACATTCCTCATGAAATCGGTAATCTGTTCAATTTGGTTGTCCTTGATCTCAGAATTGGACGATGGCTAAGTGATTTTACTGTTAAGAGCTTGGATTGGTTGTCGGGTCTTTCTTTACTACAGTACCTCGACATGTCTGGATATGATCTTAACACTGTGTCTGAATGGCTTCAAGCGATCCACACCCTTCCAGCATTGAACGAATTGCACTTGTCTTCATGTAATCTCTCTCAAATCCCACGTCACCCAACCAAACTTAATTTCACTTCGCTTACCATTCTTGATCTTTCTTATAACTTCTTTGACACTTTGATGCCTGGGTGGATTTTTAGTCTAAGTAAGCTAGTTTCCTTGGATTTGTCTAGATGCCTTTTCCATGGTCCGGTTCTTGATAGTGTTAGTGGTTTCAACAACCTGACTCATCTAAAATTTCTTCATGTTACTGAAAATGATTTTATGAATTCACCATCTGTTTTGAAGGGGTTGATGAGCCTAACAAGTCTTGTGTCGCTAGATGTTAGTACCTGTGATATTTCAAGTCCAGTTCTTGGTGGCCTTCATAATATGACTTCTCTTGTTAGTATCGATTTGTCACAAAATCATATTGTCGAGGCTTTGCCAAACTCATTTGGCGTCCTTTGCAACTTGATTCATATTGATTTCAGATCTAATAATTTCAGTGGAAGTGTATCGGAGCTTTTAACTAACTTGTGTGAATGCAAATCGTCTAAGTTAGAGTATTTAGCTTTTTCGGCAAACCGCCTTTCTGGTTATATTCCAGAGAGAATAGGACAGCTTCAACATCTGGTCACTTTTGATCTTGCGTTCAATTACATTTCTGGTATAATTCCATATTCTTTAGGAAGATTGTCATTCTTGAAGGAGTTGATGCTTAATGTTAACTCCCTTTCTGGTCCTCTACCCGATTCACTTGGGAACTTAACATCATTGTTTTGGTTAGAGATTTCTTACAACAATTTCAATGGAAGTCTACCTGAAAGTATAGGACACCTTGGGAACTTGGATTATATGAGTGTGCATCACAATTCATTGACGGGTGTTCTAACGGAAAATCACTTTGCCAATCTCACATCATTGAAGACCATATGGGCAGAAGCAAACATGTTATCGCTACAACTAAGAGACAAAAATTGGGTCCCACCCTTCCAACTTAAGGTCCTGAGAATAGGTTCTTGGAGTTTAGGCCCTCACTTTCCTTCATGGATTCAGTCACAAAAAAACTTGACTGATTTGGACATAGCCAAGGCAGGAATTTCAGATGTCATGCCAAGTTGGTTTTGGAGCTCGTTTTCAGATATTGTTTTCTTGAATATATCTCAAAATAGTATCCGTGGGATTCTGAAAGGAGATCTTAGCATCCTTGCACCAAATGCAATCGTTGATCTAAGTGACAACTATTTTCAAGGTCCATTACCTGGAAATTTCAGTGAAGCTGACTTTGTTTTTCTAGATGTATCAAACAATAATCTTTCAGGCTCCATTGAGCAGTTCTTGTGTCCTAGTTTGGAAAAAGACAGACCCCTACAAGTTCTTGATCTAGCCAATAACAACATGTCGGGTGTTATTCCGGATTGTTGGATGAATTGGCAAGCTTTATCAGTTGTAAACTTTGAGAACAATAAGTTTTCTGGTGAAATTCCAGAATCTGTGGGGAACTTATTTTCCCTTCTGTCATTCAACATCCGCAACAACAAGCTCTCTGGCAAACTACCTGCATCTCTATTGAATTCTGAAAGCTTACAAATTATTGACCTTGCTGAGAATGAATTCATTGGAAGCATACCATCGTTGATAGATGGAGAAGAAACAAAGTTGAAACTACTCAGCCTCAGATCAAACAAGCTGCAAGGTGAAATCCCTGATGAACTATGTCGTCTCACATCAATCCAGATCCTGGATCTTGCTCATAACAATCTATCAGGAACACTTCCGACATGCTTCTACAACTTCAGCATCATGTCTGGAAGGCAAGGCTCAAGTCCAATTGTTCTATATGACGTGCCATTTCAGGATCAATTTCTTGGTAGTGCATTGTTGGTGACTAAAGGAAGAGAGTTTAAATATAGCACCATTTTATATCTGGTAACAACTTTGGATCTTTCAGGTAATAAGTTTTCTGGACCCATTCCACGAGAACTTATGGGGCTTGTAGGTTTGCGTTGGTTGAATTTGTCAGGAAATGAATTAACAGGAAGAATTCCAGAGGAGATGGGTGAAATGACATTACTTGAATCTCTTGATTTGTCCATGAACCAGCTTGATGGGAGGATTCCTTGGAGCATGTCGAGGTTGTCAGCCTTAAATTGGTTGAACTTGTCTTCCAACAAACTGACGGGAGAAATCCCAACAAGTACTCAGCTTCAAAGCTTAAATGAATCGAGCTTCAAGGAAAACACACTCTGTGGACCTCCACTTACAGTTGTATGCAACAAGAAAGGGGCCTCACCTGATGCAAGCATAGGAAGCCGAGAAGAACAAAATGAGGATGATGAATCAGATGGACAGAACTGGGGATTTATCATCAGCATTGTGCTTGGATTTATATTTGGCTTTTGGGTTATGGTTGCTCCTTTAATTGCAAGTAAAGTATGGAGAGGTGCTTACTTTTCTTTTCTCCATAAAGTGTGGTTCAATATTTGTATTGCTAGTCATAGTTAA